From one Pseudomonas sp. MYb118 genomic stretch:
- a CDS encoding GGDEF domain-containing protein, which yields MLIPGKPLKHGANATHSLSPQQIRAALRDMARTAEQEVMGVTMASMDELTLLSNRHGFTALAQLGLDACQRLEIPATLLFFDLDNFKHINYLYGRAEGDDALKTFADVLRIAFRESDVIGRLGDDEFVALLTGSSAVELGGIKRRLEEILDERNATMRRGYAIRFSIGQVEYEPGRHGLVEEMLVEGGELFGQVDM from the coding sequence ATGCTGATCCCCGGCAAACCGCTTAAACACGGCGCCAACGCCACCCATTCGCTGTCGCCCCAACAGATTCGCGCTGCCCTGCGCGACATGGCCCGCACGGCTGAGCAGGAAGTGATGGGCGTGACCATGGCCAGCATGGACGAGCTGACGCTGCTGTCCAACCGCCACGGTTTCACCGCGCTCGCCCAATTGGGCCTCGACGCCTGCCAGCGCCTGGAAATCCCCGCCACGCTGCTGTTCTTCGATCTGGATAACTTCAAGCACATCAATTACCTCTACGGCCGTGCCGAGGGTGATGACGCGTTGAAGACATTCGCCGACGTGCTGCGTATCGCCTTTCGCGAAAGTGATGTGATCGGGCGGTTGGGTGATGATGAGTTCGTGGCCCTGTTGACCGGTTCAAGCGCGGTAGAGCTGGGTGGGATCAAGCGGCGGCTCGAGGAAATCCTCGATGAGCGCAATGCGACGATGCGACGTGGTTATGCCATTCGGTTCAGCATCGGCCAGGTGGAGTATGAGCCTGGGAGACATGGCTTGGTTGAGGAGATGTTGGTGGAGGGGGGAGAGCTGTTCGGGCAGGTAGACATGTGA
- a CDS encoding VOC family protein → MQLSPFHLAIPVYDLQAARTFYGEVFGLEEGRSSDHWVDFNFFGHQLVIHLAPKNASQEAAHTNAVDGHDVPVPHFGVVLGMAEWEALAERLQARETRFVIEPGIRFKGLVGEQATMFLFDPCGNALEFKAFKDIGQLFAK, encoded by the coding sequence ATGCAATTGTCCCCTTTTCACCTGGCCATTCCGGTATACGACCTGCAAGCCGCGCGCACCTTCTACGGTGAAGTGTTTGGTCTGGAGGAAGGCCGATCCAGCGACCATTGGGTCGATTTCAATTTCTTCGGCCACCAGTTGGTGATTCACCTGGCCCCGAAAAACGCCTCCCAGGAAGCGGCACACACCAACGCCGTGGACGGGCATGACGTACCGGTGCCGCATTTTGGCGTGGTGCTGGGAATGGCCGAGTGGGAAGCGCTGGCCGAGCGCCTGCAGGCGCGGGAAACCCGGTTTGTGATCGAACCCGGCATTCGTTTCAAGGGGCTGGTGGGGGAACAGGCGACCATGTTCCTGTTCGACCCTTGCGGCAATGCCTTGGAGTTCAAGGCTTTCAAGGATATTGGGCAGTTGTTTGCCAAGTAG
- a CDS encoding transmembrane sensor/regulator PpyR: MFAYFNNPHKVLHLSSEVLIAGLAMLLVGIYGAYLYSGHLSIVVQVALHAMTIVGPTLIKIGYVMRLLSQHRLGQHPVAAVTA, encoded by the coding sequence ATGTTTGCGTATTTCAACAATCCTCACAAAGTCCTGCACCTGTCGAGCGAAGTCCTGATTGCGGGGCTTGCCATGTTGCTGGTGGGCATCTACGGCGCCTATCTCTACAGCGGCCACCTGTCGATCGTCGTCCAGGTCGCCCTGCACGCCATGACCATCGTCGGCCCGACCCTGATCAAGATCGGCTACGTCATGCGCCTGCTGTCGCAACACCGGTTGGGCCAACACCCAGTAGCCGCCGTCACCGCCTGA
- a CDS encoding sigma-70 family RNA polymerase sigma factor yields the protein MMVADSSSVQNLYLTHHRWLHALLRRRLSNAFDAADLAHDTFIRVLKRPQIFDSETGERSYLATIARGLCIDHWRRRQLEQAWLETLAARPQAVQPSPEQRAIIVETLYEVDAMLQRLPQRVRDAFILAQLHGLTYKAIAAEIGVCERMVKKYLAQALMHCAMLEAELDGLLIE from the coding sequence ATGATGGTCGCCGATTCCTCCAGCGTTCAGAACCTCTACCTCACGCATCACCGCTGGCTGCACGCGCTGTTGCGGCGGCGCCTGAGCAATGCGTTCGATGCGGCGGACCTGGCCCATGACACCTTCATCCGCGTGCTCAAGCGCCCACAGATTTTCGACAGCGAGACCGGCGAACGCTCCTACCTCGCGACCATCGCCCGTGGCCTGTGCATCGACCACTGGCGCCGTCGCCAGCTCGAACAGGCGTGGCTGGAAACCTTGGCCGCGCGCCCGCAGGCGGTGCAGCCGTCGCCGGAACAACGGGCGATCATCGTCGAGACCCTGTACGAAGTGGACGCGATGTTGCAGCGCCTGCCCCAGCGCGTGCGCGATGCGTTCATCCTCGCCCAGCTGCACGGCCTGACCTACAAGGCCATCGCCGCGGAAATCGGCGTGTGCGAGCGCATGGTCAAGAAATACCTGGCCCAGGCGCTGATGCACTGCGCGATGCTCGAAGCCGAGCTCGACGGCCTGTTGATCGAGTAA
- a CDS encoding LysR family transcriptional regulator gives MLRELKTFMAVARYGTFAAAGMHIGLTQSAVSAQMRNLEQALGIRLFDRTGRQALLNAAGQRALPMARDMLETFARMAVSDDVSEYRGELKIGAVATAQTGLLPQALLRLRQQAPLLEPKLVPGVSLNLLSQVDTGEVDLAILIKPPFELPKELSAQVIRREPFVLIVPANLEGDDPLQLLADHPHVRYDRNSFGGRLVTRFLREQQMDVQVALELDELEAIVKMVECGLGVSLLPETGLWLEYGAKVRIIRLGELTFYRDIVLLQRYSQRQQPIQQLFADCLMPLPL, from the coding sequence ATGCTGCGGGAATTGAAGACCTTCATGGCGGTGGCGCGCTACGGCACATTCGCGGCAGCGGGCATGCACATCGGCCTGACGCAGTCGGCGGTCAGCGCGCAGATGCGCAACCTGGAGCAGGCGCTGGGCATTCGCCTGTTCGACCGCACCGGCCGCCAGGCGCTGCTCAATGCGGCAGGCCAGCGCGCGTTGCCGATGGCCCGGGACATGCTGGAAACCTTTGCCCGCATGGCGGTCAGCGACGATGTCAGCGAATACCGCGGCGAACTGAAGATCGGCGCGGTGGCCACGGCCCAGACCGGTTTGCTGCCTCAGGCACTGTTGCGCCTGCGCCAACAGGCACCGCTGCTCGAGCCCAAGCTGGTGCCCGGCGTGTCGCTGAACCTGCTGAGCCAGGTAGACACTGGCGAAGTGGACCTGGCGATCCTGATCAAGCCGCCGTTCGAGTTGCCCAAGGAATTGTCGGCCCAGGTGATCCGCCGCGAGCCATTCGTGCTGATCGTCCCGGCAAACCTTGAGGGCGACGATCCGCTGCAACTACTGGCCGATCATCCCCACGTGCGCTACGACCGCAATTCCTTCGGCGGCCGCCTGGTGACACGTTTCCTGCGTGAGCAGCAGATGGATGTGCAGGTGGCGCTGGAGCTGGATGAGTTGGAAGCGATCGTGAAAATGGTCGAGTGCGGGCTGGGCGTTTCCCTGCTGCCCGAGACCGGGTTGTGGCTGGAATACGGGGCGAAGGTGCGGATCATCCGCCTGGGCGAATTGACCTTCTACCGCGACATCGTCCTGCTGCAGCGCTACAGCCAGCGGCAGCAGCCGATTCAGCAGTTGTTTGCCGACTGCTTGATGCCATTGCCCCTGTAG
- a CDS encoding LysR substrate-binding domain-containing protein yields MNHDPFDGLTEFLAVAEHKSFTVAATRLAVTPTAVSHAIKLLERRTGVLLFQRTTRRVALTEAGASLFARLRPAASEIDDALAVLSGFRDQPMGTLRLTAPRLSGALLIEPLIPLFREAYPQVTLDISLDDATVDLMAAGFDAGIRLGESIEKDMIAVRLTPDLQWSVVGSPAYFAKAGKPATPEELTTHQCIGFRFSTSGNAHRWEFRRDGRDFTVGVAGGVIVNDRQLLVATARQGCGLIYACDLEIAEELADGRLERVLQPFVPLSSALYLYFPSRTQTQPKLRAFIELAKEWIANKNSPHPL; encoded by the coding sequence ATGAACCACGATCCTTTCGATGGCCTGACCGAATTTCTCGCGGTGGCCGAGCACAAAAGCTTCACCGTGGCAGCCACGCGCCTGGCGGTGACGCCCACGGCGGTCAGCCATGCGATCAAGCTGCTGGAACGGCGTACCGGTGTGCTGTTGTTCCAGCGCACCACGCGCAGGGTCGCGCTCACCGAAGCCGGTGCCAGCCTGTTCGCGCGCCTGCGGCCGGCGGCCAGCGAGATTGATGATGCGCTGGCGGTCCTCAGCGGTTTTCGCGACCAACCGATGGGGACGCTGCGCCTGACCGCGCCACGGCTGTCGGGGGCCCTGCTGATCGAGCCGCTGATACCGTTGTTTCGCGAGGCTTATCCGCAGGTGACGCTCGACATCTCCCTGGATGACGCCACGGTGGATTTGATGGCGGCGGGTTTCGACGCCGGGATCAGGCTGGGTGAATCCATTGAAAAGGACATGATCGCGGTGCGCCTGACGCCGGACCTGCAATGGTCGGTGGTGGGTTCGCCCGCGTACTTTGCCAAGGCCGGCAAACCTGCCACACCGGAGGAACTGACCACTCACCAATGCATCGGTTTTCGCTTCTCGACCTCGGGCAACGCCCACCGCTGGGAGTTTCGCCGTGATGGCCGCGACTTCACCGTGGGCGTTGCAGGCGGTGTGATCGTCAATGATCGGCAACTGCTGGTGGCCACGGCACGCCAAGGTTGCGGACTGATCTACGCCTGCGACCTGGAAATCGCCGAAGAACTGGCCGATGGCCGCCTCGAACGCGTGCTGCAACCCTTCGTGCCGCTCAGCTCGGCACTGTACCTCTACTTCCCCAGCCGCACACAGACCCAGCCGAAACTGCGCGCGTTCATCGAGCTGGCCAAAGAATGGATCGCCAACAAAAATTCACCCCACCCCCTGTAG
- a CDS encoding oxidoreductase, protein MTTSPTFNRVWLITGASRGIGAKIAAAALANGDAVVATARDASSVTQRFGVQPGLLAASLDVTNEAQGIAVAQQAIEHFGRIDVLVNNAGFGVLGAVEEATADEVRRVFETNVFGLLNITRAVLPHMRAARSGHVINLSSVGGYKSGPGFGVYCSTKFAVEGLTEALHAELAPLGIKVTVVEPGYFRTEFLEGNSLVESPSTIADYDSTAGEVRRIAKVVTMNQPGDPDKLAQVMITLVEAKEAPLRLPLGSDCVAAIEAKNSFVAGELQAWREVSVSTDF, encoded by the coding sequence ATGACCACTTCTCCTACCTTCAACCGTGTCTGGCTCATCACTGGCGCTTCCCGTGGCATCGGCGCGAAGATCGCCGCCGCCGCCCTGGCCAACGGTGACGCCGTCGTCGCCACCGCCCGTGATGCCAGCAGCGTCACCCAGCGTTTCGGCGTCCAGCCCGGGCTGCTCGCCGCGAGCCTCGACGTCACCAACGAAGCCCAGGGCATCGCCGTCGCGCAGCAGGCCATCGAGCACTTCGGGCGCATCGACGTGCTGGTCAACAATGCCGGGTTCGGCGTGCTGGGCGCCGTGGAAGAGGCGACGGCCGACGAAGTGCGCCGCGTGTTCGAAACCAACGTCTTCGGCCTGCTCAACATCACCCGTGCCGTCCTGCCGCACATGCGCGCCGCACGCAGCGGGCATGTGATCAACCTGTCGTCGGTGGGCGGCTACAAATCCGGGCCGGGTTTTGGCGTCTACTGCTCGACCAAATTCGCCGTCGAAGGCCTGACCGAAGCGCTGCACGCCGAACTGGCACCGCTGGGCATCAAGGTGACCGTGGTCGAACCGGGCTACTTCCGCACGGAATTCCTGGAAGGCAACTCGCTGGTCGAGTCGCCGTCGACCATTGCCGACTACGACAGCACCGCAGGCGAGGTGCGCCGGATTGCCAAGGTCGTGACCATGAACCAGCCAGGCGACCCGGACAAGCTGGCCCAGGTGATGATCACCCTGGTCGAAGCGAAAGAAGCGCCGCTGCGCCTGCCGCTGGGCAGTGACTGCGTGGCCGCCATCGAGGCGAAAAACAGCTTCGTTGCCGGTGAGTTGCAGGCTTGGCGCGAGGTGTCGGTTTCGACCGACTTCTAA
- a CDS encoding ABC transporter permease: MNLSPLNRRRFELFKANKRGWWSLWLFLVLFGLSLGAELIANDKPLAVHYDNSWYFPALKRYPETTFGGEFPLEANYKSPYIRELLKAKDAWVLWAPIPFSYQSINYDLKVPAPAPPSADNLLGTDDQGRDVLARVIYGFRISVLFALTLTVLSSIIGVIAGALQGFYGGWVDLAGQRFLEIWSGLPVLYLLIILASFVQPNFWWLLGIMLLFSWMSLVDVVRAEFLRGRNLEYVRAARALGMQNGAIMFRHILPNAMVSTMTFMPFILTGAIGTLTALDFLGFGLPPGAPSLGELVAQGKSNLQAPWLGMSAFAVLALMLSLLVFIGESARDAFDPRK; this comes from the coding sequence ATGAACCTGTCCCCTCTCAATCGCCGACGTTTCGAACTGTTCAAGGCCAACAAGCGTGGCTGGTGGTCGCTGTGGCTGTTTCTGGTGCTGTTCGGCCTGAGCCTGGGTGCCGAGCTGATCGCCAACGACAAGCCGCTGGCGGTGCACTACGACAACAGCTGGTATTTCCCGGCGCTCAAGCGCTACCCGGAGACCACCTTCGGCGGTGAATTCCCGCTGGAGGCCAACTACAAGAGCCCGTACATCCGCGAACTGCTCAAGGCCAAGGACGCCTGGGTGTTGTGGGCACCGATTCCGTTCAGCTACCAGAGCATCAACTACGACCTGAAGGTGCCCGCCCCCGCGCCGCCTTCGGCGGACAACCTGCTGGGCACCGATGACCAGGGCCGCGATGTCCTGGCCCGGGTGATCTACGGCTTCCGCATCTCGGTGCTGTTCGCCCTGACCCTGACCGTGCTCAGTTCGATCATTGGCGTCATCGCCGGCGCCTTGCAGGGCTTCTATGGCGGCTGGGTGGATTTGGCCGGGCAGCGTTTCCTGGAGATCTGGTCCGGATTGCCGGTGCTGTACCTGCTGATCATCCTGGCCAGTTTCGTGCAGCCCAACTTCTGGTGGCTGCTGGGCATCATGCTGCTGTTTTCCTGGATGAGCCTGGTGGACGTGGTCCGCGCCGAGTTCCTGCGCGGGCGCAACCTGGAATACGTGCGTGCCGCCCGGGCGCTGGGCATGCAGAATGGCGCGATCATGTTCCGCCATATCCTGCCCAACGCCATGGTCTCGACCATGACCTTCATGCCGTTCATCCTCACCGGCGCCATCGGCACCCTGACCGCCCTGGACTTCCTCGGTTTTGGCCTGCCACCGGGCGCGCCGTCGTTGGGTGAGCTGGTGGCCCAGGGTAAATCCAACCTGCAGGCGCCGTGGCTGGGCATGAGTGCATTTGCCGTGCTGGCGCTGATGCTGAGCCTGCTGGTGTTCATCGGCGAGTCCGCTCGCGATGCCTTCGACCCGAGGAAGTGA
- a CDS encoding FecR domain-containing protein translates to MPAAPSTHSISHASLEQAAQWYVQLNDQQVGEQERQRWQAWLAQSGDHQAAWRYVERVGERFAALQDDHPQAAGLVLRNTARAPISRRQTVKSLLILASGGLLGWNAWRETSLPDALGRWTADLSTGTGETRESLLSDGSRVWLNALSALNVRFDGSQRLLLLSAGEVLIDTARDPNRPFLVQSAQGLMRALGTRFSVRQQQQQTLLNVYEGAVEVRTTQGQVHVVEAGRQLAFTDNQIAPSTAAAAGREAWRRGVLLADNLPLGELIEELSRYRHGHLACDPAIAGLPVMGSFPLKDTDQALRLLEAALPIRVEKTLSWWVSVSPA, encoded by the coding sequence ATGCCCGCCGCCCCGTCCACCCACAGCATCAGCCACGCCAGCCTGGAACAGGCGGCGCAGTGGTACGTGCAGCTCAACGACCAGCAGGTCGGCGAGCAGGAACGCCAGCGCTGGCAAGCGTGGCTGGCGCAAAGCGGTGATCATCAGGCCGCCTGGCGCTATGTCGAGCGCGTCGGCGAACGTTTTGCCGCATTGCAGGATGACCATCCGCAGGCCGCCGGGCTGGTGCTGCGCAACACCGCCCGTGCGCCGATCAGCCGTCGGCAAACGGTCAAGAGTCTGCTTATTCTGGCCTCTGGCGGCCTGCTGGGTTGGAATGCCTGGCGCGAAACCTCATTGCCGGACGCCCTGGGTCGCTGGACTGCCGACCTGTCGACCGGCACCGGCGAGACCCGTGAAAGCCTGCTCAGCGATGGCAGCCGCGTCTGGCTCAATGCCCTCAGCGCCCTGAACGTGCGTTTCGACGGCAGCCAACGCCTGTTGCTGCTCAGTGCCGGCGAGGTGTTGATCGACACCGCCAGGGACCCCAACCGACCGTTCCTGGTGCAATCGGCCCAGGGCCTGATGCGTGCGCTCGGTACCCGTTTCAGTGTGCGCCAGCAACAACAGCAGACCCTGCTCAACGTCTACGAAGGCGCGGTAGAAGTTCGCACGACCCAGGGCCAGGTGCACGTGGTCGAGGCCGGCCGGCAACTGGCGTTCACTGACAACCAGATAGCCCCAAGCACCGCTGCGGCGGCCGGCCGCGAGGCCTGGCGGCGCGGTGTGTTGCTGGCCGACAACCTGCCGCTGGGCGAGTTGATCGAGGAACTGAGCCGCTACCGCCACGGCCACCTGGCCTGTGATCCAGCAATTGCCGGGCTGCCGGTGATGGGCTCGTTCCCGCTCAAGGACACCGATCAGGCGTTACGCCTGCTGGAAGCGGCCTTGCCGATCCGGGTGGAGAAAACCCTGAGCTGGTGGGTCAGCGTCAGCCCCGCTTGA
- a CDS encoding ABC transporter ATP-binding protein translates to MNQDNLIEVRDLAVEFVVGEHSQRVVEGVSFDIKRGETLALVGESGSGKSVTAHSILRLLPYPLARHPSGTIEYAGQNLLDLKEKTIRHIRGNRIAMIFQEPMTSLNPLHSIEKQINEVLGIHKGLVGKVATKRTLELLEMVGIPEPEKRLKALPHELSGGQRQRVMIAMALANEPELLIADEPTTALDVTVQLKILELLKELQARLGMALLLISHDLNLVRRIAHRVCVMQRGCIVEQASCEELFRAPQHPYTRELLAAEPSGKPASNVIGPPLLQVEDLKVWFPIKKGLLKKTVDHIKAVDGINFSLPQGQTLGIVGESGSGKSTLGLAILRLIGSKGAIRFEGKQLDCLTQQQVRPLRREMQVVFQDPFGSLSPRMCVSQIVGEGLRIHKIGTEAEQEQAIIAALKEVGLDPDTRHRYPHEFSGGQRQRIAIARALVLKPALILLDEPTSALDRTVQRQVVELLRSLQSKYNLTYLFISHDLAVVKALSHQLMVVKHGQVVEQGDAQSIFAAPQHPYTQQLLEAAFLAPATAQ, encoded by the coding sequence ATGAATCAGGACAATCTGATCGAAGTACGCGACCTCGCCGTCGAATTTGTCGTGGGCGAGCACTCCCAGCGTGTGGTCGAAGGCGTCAGTTTCGATATCAAGCGCGGCGAAACCCTGGCCCTGGTCGGTGAAAGCGGCTCCGGCAAGTCGGTGACCGCCCACTCGATCCTGCGCCTTCTGCCCTACCCGCTGGCCCGGCACCCGTCCGGTACCATCGAATACGCCGGCCAGAACCTGCTGGACCTCAAGGAAAAGACCATCCGCCACATCCGTGGCAACCGCATCGCGATGATCTTCCAGGAGCCGATGACCTCGCTCAACCCGCTGCACTCGATCGAGAAGCAGATCAACGAGGTGCTGGGCATCCATAAAGGCCTGGTCGGCAAGGTCGCGACCAAGCGTACCCTCGAGTTGCTGGAGATGGTCGGCATTCCCGAGCCGGAAAAGCGCCTCAAGGCCCTGCCCCACGAGTTGTCCGGCGGCCAGCGTCAGCGGGTGATGATCGCCATGGCCCTGGCCAACGAGCCGGAGCTGTTGATCGCGGACGAACCGACCACCGCGCTGGACGTTACCGTACAGCTGAAAATCCTCGAATTGCTCAAGGAGTTGCAGGCTCGCCTGGGCATGGCGTTGTTACTGATCAGTCACGATTTGAACCTTGTGCGAAGAATTGCGCACCGCGTATGTGTCATGCAGCGCGGTTGCATCGTCGAACAGGCATCGTGCGAAGAGTTGTTCCGCGCGCCGCAGCATCCGTACACTCGGGAACTGCTGGCAGCGGAGCCCAGCGGCAAGCCTGCAAGCAACGTGATCGGGCCGCCGCTGTTGCAGGTCGAGGACCTGAAAGTCTGGTTCCCGATCAAAAAAGGCCTGCTGAAAAAGACCGTCGATCACATCAAGGCAGTGGACGGGATCAATTTCAGCTTGCCCCAGGGACAGACGCTGGGGATTGTCGGCGAGAGCGGTTCCGGCAAATCCACGCTGGGCCTGGCGATCCTTCGGCTGATTGGCAGCAAAGGGGCGATCCGTTTTGAAGGCAAGCAGCTAGACTGCCTGACGCAACAACAGGTTCGGCCGCTGCGTCGGGAGATGCAGGTGGTGTTCCAGGACCCGTTCGGCAGCCTGAGCCCGCGCATGTGCGTGAGCCAGATCGTCGGCGAAGGCCTGCGGATCCACAAGATCGGCACCGAAGCGGAACAGGAACAAGCGATAATCGCGGCATTGAAGGAGGTAGGCCTGGATCCGGACACCCGGCACCGCTACCCCCACGAATTTTCCGGAGGGCAACGGCAGCGTATCGCCATTGCCCGGGCACTGGTGTTGAAACCGGCGCTGATCCTGCTGGACGAGCCGACTTCGGCCCTCGACCGGACAGTGCAGCGCCAAGTGGTGGAGCTTTTGCGTTCACTGCAAAGCAAGTACAACCTGACGTATCTGTTCATCAGCCATGACCTGGCTGTCGTCAAGGCGCTGAGCCACCAGTTGATGGTGGTCAAGCATGGCCAAGTGGTCGAACAGGGAGACGCGCAAAGTATCTTTGCCGCCCCCCAACATCCGTATACACAGCAGTTGCTGGAAGCCGCTTTCCTGGCTCCAGCCACTGCGCAATAA
- the fabI gene encoding enoyl-ACP reductase FabI: MGFLAGKRVLIVGVASKLSIASGIAAAMHREGAELAFTYQNDKLKGRVEEFAQGWGSSPELCFPCDVASDEEIASVFEALSKKWDGLDCIVHSVGFAPGDQLDGDFTEATTREGFRISHDISAYSFVALAKAGREMMKGRNGSLLTLSYLGAERTMPNYNVMGMAKASLEAGVRYLAGSLGPDGTRVNCVSAGPIRTLAASGIKNFRKMLAANEAQTPLRRNVTIEEVGNAGAFLCSDLASGISGEIMYVDGGFNTTAMGSIEE; this comes from the coding sequence ATGGGTTTTCTCGCCGGTAAGCGCGTACTGATCGTCGGTGTCGCCAGCAAGCTGTCCATCGCATCCGGCATCGCCGCCGCCATGCATCGCGAGGGCGCTGAGCTTGCCTTCACTTATCAGAACGACAAACTCAAGGGTCGTGTCGAAGAATTCGCTCAAGGCTGGGGCTCGAGCCCTGAGCTGTGCTTCCCGTGCGACGTGGCCAGCGATGAAGAAATCGCCAGCGTCTTCGAAGCACTGAGCAAGAAGTGGGACGGCCTGGACTGCATCGTGCACTCCGTGGGCTTCGCCCCGGGCGACCAACTGGATGGCGACTTCACCGAAGCCACCACCCGTGAAGGTTTCCGCATCTCCCACGACATCAGCGCCTACAGCTTCGTCGCCCTGGCCAAGGCCGGTCGCGAAATGATGAAAGGCCGCAACGGCAGCCTGCTGACCCTGTCGTACCTGGGCGCCGAGCGCACCATGCCTAACTACAACGTCATGGGCATGGCCAAGGCTTCGCTGGAAGCTGGCGTACGTTACCTGGCCGGCTCCCTGGGCCCGGACGGCACCCGCGTCAACTGCGTATCGGCCGGCCCGATCCGCACCCTCGCCGCTTCCGGCATCAAGAACTTCCGCAAGATGCTGGCGGCCAACGAAGCGCAAACCCCGCTGCGTCGCAACGTCACCATCGAAGAAGTCGGCAACGCCGGCGCCTTCCTGTGCTCGGACCTGGCGTCCGGCATCAGCGGTGAAATCATGTACGTGGACGGTGGCTTCAACACCACGGCCATGGGCAGCATCGAAGAGTAA